In one window of Drosophila innubila isolate TH190305 chromosome 2L unlocalized genomic scaffold, UK_Dinn_1.0 4_B_2L, whole genome shotgun sequence DNA:
- the LOC117781503 gene encoding sodium-dependent nutrient amino acid transporter 1 isoform X2 produces MITTQQNPAFVGDDGQSTTSTLAMSSLPGQPPESRDDSETEADKSGTGQRETWGKGVEFLMSCIAMSVGLGNVWRFPFTALDNGGGAFLIPYLIVLFLIGKPIYYLEMVIGQFSSRGSVKVFDLCPAMKGVGVGQAFQVFMLSTYYASLVAIFCRYFVDSFHNPLPWATCRAEWGDNCIDSTPSNNENNWSNGLNSGAYNESDRIISSSELYYVKEVLREKEQIADGIGLPNWELVIGLFVAWLSVFLIIRRGVKSSGKASYFLALFPYVIMGVLLVRALTLPGSLNGIYYFIKPNWEKILDPKVWYAAVTQCFYSLSVCFGNIIMYSSFNKFGHNVHRDATIVTALDTATSLLAGFTIFGILGHLAHEIGTDDIGNVVKGGAGLAFISYPDAIAKFKKLPQVFSVMFFLMLFVLGIGSNIAMTSCTVTAIRDRFPNFKQWQCALLIAVISFLIGLMYITPGGQYMLTLVDFFGASMIALVLGIAELYTIGWIYGTDRLCKDIEFMLGRKVGLYWRLCWGIFTPLIMTIILIYFYATYEPLTYNDQTYPAWASGIGWSITAFGIMQLPIWMFVAIIRDPGNTLGEKIRGAFRPKKLWGPMDPLLREQYNKEIEHELMPKRGKGFWSSIKQNIFG; encoded by the exons ATGATAACAACGCAACAGAATCCGGCCTTTGTGGGCGACGATGGACAGAGTACAACCAGCACATTGGCCATGTCG TCATTGCCAGGACAACCGCCAGAGTCGAGAGATGATTCCGAAACCGAAGCGGATAAATCGGGAACGGGACAACGCGAAACCTGGGGCAAGGGTGTAGAGTTTCTAATGTCGTGCATCGCCATGTCCGTGGGTTTGGGCAATGTTTGGCGTTTCCCGTTCACAGCTCTCGACAATGGGGGAGGCGCCTTCCTCATACCATATCTCATTGTGCTCTTCCTAATTGGCAAACCCATTTACTACCTGGAAATGGTAATTGGACAGTTTTCCAGTCGTGGTTCCGTAAAGGTTTTCGATTTGTGTCCCGCTATGAAAG GTGTTGGAGTTGGTCAGGCATTCCAGGTGTTTATGCTTAGCACATACTATGCCTCTCTGGTGGCTATATTCTGTCGATATTTTGTCGATTCTTTTCACAATCCGTTGCCCTGGGCAACGTGTCGTGCCGAATGGGGCGATAACTGCATCGATTCCACGCCCAGCAATAATGAGAACAATTGGAGTAATGGACTAAATTCTGGGGCTTATAATGAATCAGATCGCATAATATCCAGCTCGGAGCTGTACTATGT AAAGGAGGTGCTTCGAGAGAAGGAACAGATTGCGGATGGCATTGGACTGCCCAACTGGGAGCTGGTAATTGGTCTCTTTGTGGCTTGGTTAAGCGTTTTCCTGATCATTCGTCGAGGAGTTAAGAGCTCAGGAAAGGCTTCCTACTTCCTCGCTCTGTTTCCCTATGTCATCATGGGGGTTCTCCTGGTGCGAGCACTAACCTTACCGGGATCTCTGAATGGCATCTATTATTTCATAAAGCCCAACTGGGAAAAGATTTTGGATCCGAAGGTGTGGTATGCGGCTGTAACTCAATGCTTTTACTCTCTCTCCGTTTGCTTCGGCAACATCATCATGTATTCCTCCTTTAACAAATTTGGCCACAATGTCCATCGGGATGCGACGATTGTAACTGCCTTGGATACGGCGACTTCCCTCCTCGCTGGCTTCACGATCTTCGGAATTTTGGGTCATTTGGCACATGAGATTGGCACTGATGACATAGGCAATGTGGTTAAAGGAGGCGCTGGATTGGCTTTCATTTCCTATCCCGATGCTATTGCAAAGTTCAAGAAGTTGCCGCAGGTCTTCTCGGTTATGTTCTTCCTCATGCTCTTCGTCCTCGGAATCGGGTCCAATATAGCGATGACTTCCTGTACGGTGACTGCCATCCGAGATCGTTTCCCCAACTTCAAGCAATGGCAATGCGCTCTGCTCATCGCAGTCATTAGCTTTCTCATTGGTCTGATGTACATAACACCG GGAGGTCAATATATGCTCACACTGGTGGACTTCTTTGGTGCCTCTATGATTGCCTTGGTTCTGGGCATAGCGGAGCTTTATACCATTGGGTGGATCTATGGCACAGATCGTCTCTGCAAGGACATTGAGTTTATGTTGGGACGCAAAGTTGGTCTCTACTGGCGACTCTGCTGGGGCATCTTCACGCCTCTTATCATGACCATCATTCTGATATACTTCTATGCCACCTACGAGCCCCTCACCTACAACGATCAAACCTATCCCGCCTGGGCTAGTG GCATTGGCTGGAGCATAACGGCCTTTGGCATAATGCAGTTACCCATTTGGATGTTTGTGGCCATTATTCGAGATCCGGGCAATACGCTGGGTGAGAAGATACGCGGTGCTTTCCGCCCCAAAAAGCTTTGGGGACCCATGGATCCACTCCTCAGGGAGCAATACAACAAGGAAATCGAGCACGAGTTGATGCCGAAACGTGGCAAAGGCTTTTGGTCTAGCATCAAACAAAATATCTTTGGTTAG
- the LOC117781503 gene encoding sodium-dependent nutrient amino acid transporter 1 isoform X1 gives MITTQQNPAFVGDDGQSTTSTLAMSSLPGQPPESRDDSETEADKSGTGQRETWGKGVEFLMSCIAMSVGLGNVWRFPFTALDNGGGAFLIPYLIVLFLIGKPIYYLEMVIGQFSSRGSVKVFDLCPAMKGVGIGQVISISLVTTYYVAIMGITLRYFYDSFRTPLPWSECRPDWGAHCVASSQGNTSISISGSSSFSPATINLESQQEQMPVASAELYFLKEVLREKEQIADGIGLPNWELVIGLFVAWLSVFLIIRRGVKSSGKASYFLALFPYVIMGVLLVRALTLPGSLNGIYYFIKPNWEKILDPKVWYAAVTQCFYSLSVCFGNIIMYSSFNKFGHNVHRDATIVTALDTATSLLAGFTIFGILGHLAHEIGTDDIGNVVKGGAGLAFISYPDAIAKFKKLPQVFSVMFFLMLFVLGIGSNIAMTSCTVTAIRDRFPNFKQWQCALLIAVISFLIGLMYITPGGQYMLTLVDFFGASMIALVLGIAELYTIGWIYGTDRLCKDIEFMLGRKVGLYWRLCWGIFTPLIMTIILIYFYATYEPLTYNDQTYPAWASGIGWSITAFGIMQLPIWMFVAIIRDPGNTLGEKIRGAFRPKKLWGPMDPLLREQYNKEIEHELMPKRGKGFWSSIKQNIFG, from the exons ATGATAACAACGCAACAGAATCCGGCCTTTGTGGGCGACGATGGACAGAGTACAACCAGCACATTGGCCATGTCG TCATTGCCAGGACAACCGCCAGAGTCGAGAGATGATTCCGAAACCGAAGCGGATAAATCGGGAACGGGACAACGCGAAACCTGGGGCAAGGGTGTAGAGTTTCTAATGTCGTGCATCGCCATGTCCGTGGGTTTGGGCAATGTTTGGCGTTTCCCGTTCACAGCTCTCGACAATGGGGGAGGCGCCTTCCTCATACCATATCTCATTGTGCTCTTCCTAATTGGCAAACCCATTTACTACCTGGAAATGGTAATTGGACAGTTTTCCAGTCGTGGTTCCGTAAAGGTTTTCGATTTGTGTCCCGCTATGAAAG GCGTCGGCATTGGACAGGTGATCTCGATATCGCTGGTCACAACTTACTACGTAGCAATAATGGGCATAACGCTTCGTTATTTCTACGATTCATTTCGTACTCCGCTTCCCTGGTCCGAGTGTCGTCCGGATTGGGGAGCACACTGTGTGGCCTCCAGTCAGGGCAACACAAGCATCAGCATTAGTGGCAGTTCCAGCTTTAGCCCAGCTACGATTAACCTGGAGTCACAACAAGAGCAAATGCCAGTTGCATCCGCGGAATTGTACTTTCT AAAGGAGGTGCTTCGAGAGAAGGAACAGATTGCGGATGGCATTGGACTGCCCAACTGGGAGCTGGTAATTGGTCTCTTTGTGGCTTGGTTAAGCGTTTTCCTGATCATTCGTCGAGGAGTTAAGAGCTCAGGAAAGGCTTCCTACTTCCTCGCTCTGTTTCCCTATGTCATCATGGGGGTTCTCCTGGTGCGAGCACTAACCTTACCGGGATCTCTGAATGGCATCTATTATTTCATAAAGCCCAACTGGGAAAAGATTTTGGATCCGAAGGTGTGGTATGCGGCTGTAACTCAATGCTTTTACTCTCTCTCCGTTTGCTTCGGCAACATCATCATGTATTCCTCCTTTAACAAATTTGGCCACAATGTCCATCGGGATGCGACGATTGTAACTGCCTTGGATACGGCGACTTCCCTCCTCGCTGGCTTCACGATCTTCGGAATTTTGGGTCATTTGGCACATGAGATTGGCACTGATGACATAGGCAATGTGGTTAAAGGAGGCGCTGGATTGGCTTTCATTTCCTATCCCGATGCTATTGCAAAGTTCAAGAAGTTGCCGCAGGTCTTCTCGGTTATGTTCTTCCTCATGCTCTTCGTCCTCGGAATCGGGTCCAATATAGCGATGACTTCCTGTACGGTGACTGCCATCCGAGATCGTTTCCCCAACTTCAAGCAATGGCAATGCGCTCTGCTCATCGCAGTCATTAGCTTTCTCATTGGTCTGATGTACATAACACCG GGAGGTCAATATATGCTCACACTGGTGGACTTCTTTGGTGCCTCTATGATTGCCTTGGTTCTGGGCATAGCGGAGCTTTATACCATTGGGTGGATCTATGGCACAGATCGTCTCTGCAAGGACATTGAGTTTATGTTGGGACGCAAAGTTGGTCTCTACTGGCGACTCTGCTGGGGCATCTTCACGCCTCTTATCATGACCATCATTCTGATATACTTCTATGCCACCTACGAGCCCCTCACCTACAACGATCAAACCTATCCCGCCTGGGCTAGTG GCATTGGCTGGAGCATAACGGCCTTTGGCATAATGCAGTTACCCATTTGGATGTTTGTGGCCATTATTCGAGATCCGGGCAATACGCTGGGTGAGAAGATACGCGGTGCTTTCCGCCCCAAAAAGCTTTGGGGACCCATGGATCCACTCCTCAGGGAGCAATACAACAAGGAAATCGAGCACGAGTTGATGCCGAAACGTGGCAAAGGCTTTTGGTCTAGCATCAAACAAAATATCTTTGGTTAG